Below is a genomic region from Nitrospira lenta.
ATTCCAAAAAAATGGAAAATCGGCGGGTACTTGCCGAAACTGCCGGAAGATTCCTGGGGCAATCCCTATAAATATTTGAGCCCCAGCCCCAAGGGCGACTACGAAATTATGTCGCTCGGAACCGACGGCGAAGTTGGCGGAGAAGGTGTGAATGCCGACATTACGAATTGGAATCTGGAAAAGGATTAGCAGTTGTTGAAAGCGTCCGCCAGCGGCACTTTTTCGGCGCCCAAGTCCTCAATGTACGGCGAGGGACAGGCTCCGGCGCAGCCGGTGCCTATCCCTCTGTTTGACGGGGACAGCCACCTGGCGGAAGGGTGGCCGTCCCCTCGCTTGCCGCGGTCTTTCCCGTGGGGCGGCGCGTCTTGGCGCGCCGGGGCTGAGCGGGTGAGATGGTCAGCCATTGTGAGCAACGTGCGAGAGATGTCCAGATCTCTTTCTTTCCTGGCTCTGCTCCGCTCGTCTCGCGTCAGGAGCGCAGGTGGTTTCACCTTGCTGGAGATGATCATCGTCATGTTTCTGTTGGCGGCGATGTTGGGGATCGTGATTCCGCGCATCAACTTGAACGACGATTTGGCGTCAACGGGCCGCAAGTTTATCGGAACGGTGCGAACGCTCCAAGGGATCGCGATGAGCTCGCAGAAACCGGTCAAGCTCTATCTGGACCTGGACCAAAATCAATACTGGGCGAAGACCATCGAGGGGAAAGAAGAGAAGCCCTTGTTGGACGCCGCCTGGGCAACCCCGCGCCTGCTTCCGGACACCATCCGTCTGGCCGAGGCGTCCTCCGGGTCAATCAAACGGACAGCCGGCCGCCTCGAATTGATGCTGTATCCCAACGGCCGGATCGATGAAGCGGTGCTGCATCTGACCGATGCCGGGAACAATGTGTTGGCCATCGTCATCGAAGCCGCCACCGGAGCGATTCGGACCAGTGATGCGCGGATCGAACCTCAGCGCCTCGCATCCATTCCTGATCGCGTCAGAACCCTCTTGGTTCCGACGACCATGACGGCTACTGGGAATCAAGTTGGCCTGCTCAAGCCGTAACGCCGCTCAAACGATATGTGGCCATACTCCCCCAAGAACGAACGCGGATTTACCCTGCTGGAGGTGCTGCTGGCCGTCGCAATTTTGGCGATCGCCCTCCCCGTGCTGCTGGGGCTGAGAAATTTCGATTTAGAACTACAATCCCGCGCCATGGAACTGACGACGGCGACGCTGTTAGCGCAAGAAAAATTGCTGGAAACAGAACTCTCTGGCTCGTTCCCCATTGGAGAGACGACAGGAGAGTTTCAATTGCCGGCCCCCGGAGTCCTCACATCGATCTCGGAGCCCAATCGTGCGCCAGGGTATCGCTGGAAGCGCAGCATTGTGCCGACCCCGCTGGAACTCATTCGCGAAGTCAAAATTCAGATCTCCTGGCCCCGGGGCCAGCAGGATGAAACGTTGGAAGTGAGTACGTATGTCTTTGCCGGCCTCGCATTTTAAGCAAGAAGGCGGATTCACGCTGGTCGAAGCGCTGTTGGCGATTGCGTTGCTCGCCACCTTGGGAGCAATTGTGTTTGGATCGTTACTGACTACGACGCAGGTTGTGGATGCCGGTCGAGCGGCGGCGTCTCGGGAGCAGACAATTCGACGCGTATTGCGGTTGATGGGCGAGGAGCTCACGATCGGCGTCAAGGAAACAACGTTCCCCTGGGTCGGTCTGAACGGGACGCAAGACGGCCAGTCGGCCGATACCCTGGCCTTTGTGACGAGGGGGGACGGAGTCGGCGTGCAGGCCGCGGGCGAGAGCGAGATCGTGCGCGTGATTTATACGCGCGAAGGCGACCGCCTGATCCGATTCGTCCGGCGGAATCTCTATGGGCTCACCGATGAATCGGTTGACCAGGTCAATCTGGCGACGAAGGTGAAGGCGTTCAATGTGCGCTACTATAGTCGGCAAGGTCAGCTGTGGCTGGATGAATGGAGCTCAACCGGACCGCTGCCAGCGGCGTTGCTGGTAGAAATCACGTTTCAGGAGCCCAATGCCGACCCCTATACCATTCGTGAATGGGTCACAGTAGGAGTTTCCTAATGGTGTGGCCCGGGAAGGATCTCTCAGCCTGGAAGGCCCCGCTGTTGTGGATGGCGTTTGGATGCAGCCTGTTGTTCCTGTCAATGGCTCTCACGTTTCCCTATGGGGCCTTACAGACGAGAATCATCGGGGAGCTACAGCGCGCGACCGGGATGGAAGTGCGCGCGGCGGACTGGGCGATCGGGTTTCCAGCGGCGATTGAGTGGCGACAGATGAGTTTGACGAAAGCTGACTGGTCTCCCCTGCAGGTGGGGCTGGTGCGGGCCCAATTGGGGCTCTGGCGGTTGCTGATTGGCGGGGTGGCCCTGGATCTTACGGCGCAGATCGACGAAGCCACTGCGGCCCAAGGCACGGTCAAATTGACGATGACCGCCGCGTCTTGGTCCATGACGGGGCCGGTGGCCATGGTTGGCAACATTCACACGCTCGATCTTTCGAAGGTCATTCGCCCTTTTGTGACACGGGGCACCATGGATGGAGAGTTTACGCATCGGGTCGACGGCGCCGCGACCGCCGGCCTTGCCTCATTCGGCGAGGGTACGTGGAAAGCGAATGCCAAGGATCTGTCGCTGGATCACATTCCAGTCGGCAATGGCCGGATCCTCTCGCTGACCTTCAGCAGCCTCTCGATCGCTCTGGCATGCCGGGAGCAGATCTGCGAAGTGACTGAATTGAAGGGCGACGGAATCGACGGGTCGTTTTCCGGACAGGGAACGGTTACAATGCAGCAACCCTTACAACAGAGTCAGCTGGCGCTGTCGTTGACGGTGATTCCCGGTGTGGGATTTTCGTCCAAGGCTCCTGGGTTGGGTATTCCCCCCCTCCCGCCTGGAACGCCGTTTACGTTTAAACTGCTAGGAACATTGGCACAGGCCAGGGTGGCGTTGTAGAGTAGCACGAGACTGTAAGAGGAATTGCAAACTGCATGAGTATCGCCACTGAATGCGTGGGCTTGGATATCGGCCAGACCGGCCTGAAGGCCGTGCGCTTTCGCCGCCGCCTGAGCGGTCGTGAAACGATCGAGTATTTCCACCAGCCCTTGCCGTTTGCGCATCCGGAAGATGTGGAACCGGCCAGGCGGGTGCAATCGTTGCGCGGCTTTCTCTGGCACAACGGGCTCTATGCCACGGATCGCTTGGTGACGGCAATCCCCTGCCAGGATCTTTTTGTGCGTACGCTCTCGTTCCCGTTTAAAGATGCGGAGAAATTGTCACAGGTCGTTCCCTTTGAAGTGGAGAATCTGATCCCGATGCCGGTGGATGAGCTGGCGATCGGAAGCGTCGTGCTTCCGCCCGGGCTCACCGCCGAGGGGATGTCACGGATAACCAAAGGGTCAGACGTGCTGGTCACGGCGGCTCCGCGGGACAAAGTGGCCGAACATCTGCGTTTCCTTGCCCAGGCCGATATTGAACCGGCGGCGATCAATGTCGATGCGATGGCCCTGTATTCTGTCACACAATTCATTCAGCAAGAAGGCGGCCATGTTCCACACGATCTGGCCATCATCGATGTGGGCGCATCCAAGACCACCATCTGTCTGGTCCATGAGGGGCGTCCGGTCGTCTTGCGGACCATTTTATGGGGCGGCAATCATCTGACTCATGCGTTGGCGGTGCGGCATGCCTGTAGTTTTGCCGACGCGGAACGGCGCAAGCGCAGCTTGACGGTGCAACAGGTCGACCCCTGGTTGGATCCGCTGCTCAAAGAATTGCGCGTGACCATCCAAGGCTACGAAGGGGCGGAGCGCGGGCGTCTCACTCACTGTTGGGTATCCGGCGGCGGCGCAAAGCTCAGAGAGATCGGCGGGTATGTCGCGCATCAACTGGGGCTCTATCCGGTCGGCCCGCGGCAGGGCTTCGGGTTGGACAGTCCGCGCGCCTTTTCGATTGCTTTTGGATTGGCGATTCATCCGAAACTCATTCGGCCGAAGTGGCGCTTCAAGCCGACACCGGCGGGTCTTGCCCTCGATTTGAAGGCCGTCTCGGACGCGAACGCCCCGCAGGCTCGGACCTCGGCGCGGGACAAGCGATTGGCTCTGGTGGGAGCCGCGGTGTTGGGCGTTTTGGCACTCGCGGATGGATTGACACATCTCCATGTGAAAGAACAACGCGTGCAACAGTTGAAGGATGCGCTTCAGGGGCACTATGCCCAACTCTTTGGGCCGGGGGCTGCGCCGGGTGAGGAAATTGATCAGGCCCGTTTTCGCATTGCCGCGGTCGACAAGGCGCTGGCGGTCGTCGATGGTTCGCAGCAGCATATCCTGGCGACGATGGCGGCATTTATGAAGCAAATGCCGGCCGGCGCCTCCGTCAAAATACGGGATTTGACCGTCGAAGGTCCCATGGTATTGCTCGAAGGCGAGACGACCTCATTCGAAGCCGTGGAGAAGATCAAACAGGCGTATTCAGCCGGCGGGATGTTCAAGGATGTGGCTGTCAGCGAAACCCGGGTGGGTGCGTCATCGAATCAGGTAGTGTTTCGGATGAGCGCGACGGTGGCTCAGCCATGATGCACCAGTTGCGTGAACGGTGGACTCATTTGGCTCCGCGCGAGCGCACGATCTTATCGGTCGGCGGTCTCGTGGTTGTGGTCAGCCTGCTGTTCGTGCTGGTCGTGGATCCCCTGTTGGCCTCCATGGATCGCTTGGATCGCCAGGCGGCCAAAAAACAACGAGAGAGCAACGAACTGACGGCGTTGGGGGCCGACTATGCGAGCAAACGCGCGCGACTGAGTCGTGCCGAACAACGGATGCCGGTGACTGATGCGGGGTTCTCCCTGCTGGCATTTATTGAGGAAGCGACGAATCAGGCTCACGTGCGTGAGCGGATCGCCGGCATGCAGCCGCAAGTCCAAGCCCTGGCGCAAGGGTATCAAGAAACCGCGGTGGATCTCCGGTTGGATGGCGTACAACTGCCGGATCTGATGGCGTTCCTGCTGGCGATCGATCAGGCTCCGTATGATCTGCAAGTGAGGCATCTGCAAGTGCGCCCGAAGTTCGACAATCCCATCAATCTCGACGCCACTGTCCGAGTGGTCAGTTATGCCAAAGGATGATGAACGCGGCGTTGCGCTCCTGC
It encodes:
- a CDS encoding type II secretion system protein GspJ, whose translation is MSLPASHFKQEGGFTLVEALLAIALLATLGAIVFGSLLTTTQVVDAGRAAASREQTIRRVLRLMGEELTIGVKETTFPWVGLNGTQDGQSADTLAFVTRGDGVGVQAAGESEIVRVIYTREGDRLIRFVRRNLYGLTDESVDQVNLATKVKAFNVRYYSRQGQLWLDEWSSTGPLPAALLVEITFQEPNADPYTIREWVTVGVS
- a CDS encoding prepilin-type N-terminal cleavage/methylation domain-containing protein, yielding MWPYSPKNERGFTLLEVLLAVAILAIALPVLLGLRNFDLELQSRAMELTTATLLAQEKLLETELSGSFPIGETTGEFQLPAPGVLTSISEPNRAPGYRWKRSIVPTPLELIREVKIQISWPRGQQDETLEVSTYVFAGLAF
- the gspN gene encoding type II secretion system protein GspN — protein: MVWPGKDLSAWKAPLLWMAFGCSLLFLSMALTFPYGALQTRIIGELQRATGMEVRAADWAIGFPAAIEWRQMSLTKADWSPLQVGLVRAQLGLWRLLIGGVALDLTAQIDEATAAQGTVKLTMTAASWSMTGPVAMVGNIHTLDLSKVIRPFVTRGTMDGEFTHRVDGAATAGLASFGEGTWKANAKDLSLDHIPVGNGRILSLTFSSLSIALACREQICEVTELKGDGIDGSFSGQGTVTMQQPLQQSQLALSLTVIPGVGFSSKAPGLGIPPLPPGTPFTFKLLGTLAQARVAL
- a CDS encoding pilus assembly FimT family protein — encoded protein: MSRSLSFLALLRSSRVRSAGGFTLLEMIIVMFLLAAMLGIVIPRINLNDDLASTGRKFIGTVRTLQGIAMSSQKPVKLYLDLDQNQYWAKTIEGKEEKPLLDAAWATPRLLPDTIRLAEASSGSIKRTAGRLELMLYPNGRIDEAVLHLTDAGNNVLAIVIEAATGAIRTSDARIEPQRLASIPDRVRTLLVPTTMTATGNQVGLLKP
- the gspM gene encoding type II secretion system protein GspM, coding for MMHQLRERWTHLAPRERTILSVGGLVVVVSLLFVLVVDPLLASMDRLDRQAAKKQRESNELTALGADYASKRARLSRAEQRMPVTDAGFSLLAFIEEATNQAHVRERIAGMQPQVQALAQGYQETAVDLRLDGVQLPDLMAFLLAIDQAPYDLQVRHLQVRPKFDNPINLDATVRVVSYAKG
- the pilM gene encoding pilus assembly protein PilM, which produces MSIATECVGLDIGQTGLKAVRFRRRLSGRETIEYFHQPLPFAHPEDVEPARRVQSLRGFLWHNGLYATDRLVTAIPCQDLFVRTLSFPFKDAEKLSQVVPFEVENLIPMPVDELAIGSVVLPPGLTAEGMSRITKGSDVLVTAAPRDKVAEHLRFLAQADIEPAAINVDAMALYSVTQFIQQEGGHVPHDLAIIDVGASKTTICLVHEGRPVVLRTILWGGNHLTHALAVRHACSFADAERRKRSLTVQQVDPWLDPLLKELRVTIQGYEGAERGRLTHCWVSGGGAKLREIGGYVAHQLGLYPVGPRQGFGLDSPRAFSIAFGLAIHPKLIRPKWRFKPTPAGLALDLKAVSDANAPQARTSARDKRLALVGAAVLGVLALADGLTHLHVKEQRVQQLKDALQGHYAQLFGPGAAPGEEIDQARFRIAAVDKALAVVDGSQQHILATMAAFMKQMPAGASVKIRDLTVEGPMVLLEGETTSFEAVEKIKQAYSAGGMFKDVAVSETRVGASSNQVVFRMSATVAQP